The following are encoded together in the Choloepus didactylus isolate mChoDid1 chromosome 7, mChoDid1.pri, whole genome shotgun sequence genome:
- the FOXQ1 gene encoding forkhead box protein Q1: protein MKLEEFAPRAPGGDKPGSDLEGAGGGDALSPLSAGGDDSLGSDGDCAANSPEAVGDEGAAGGGTGVKEGASTAGGAPGPGGGAGAGGRGKPYTRRPKPPYSYIALIAMAIRDSAGGRLTLAEINEYLMGKFPFFRGSYTGWRNSVRHNLSLNDCFVKVLRDPSRPWGKDNYWMLNPNSEYTFADGVFRRRRKRLGHRAPAPAPDEDAVRPPAPPAPASPRAPLPARADQGVSPARKFSSPFAIDSILSTPFRSRRDAPAGAQALPLEFWGASCVPPVPAAAAPCPAPPALFPGAGAALLPLYAYGPREPAVCPAPSAEPPPAQPLLLASFAAAAKPFGSPQLYCPLRLSAALQAAPARGPRAHPPRPGETLLA from the coding sequence ATGAAGCTGGAGGAGTTCGCGCCCCGCGCGCCCGGCGGGGACAAGCCGGGCAGTGACCTGGAGGGCGCGGGCGGCGGCGACGCACTGTCCCCGCTGTCGGCCGGTGGCGACGACTCCCTGGGCTCCGACGGGGACTGCGCAGCCAACAGTCCGGAGGCGGTAGGGGACGAAGGAGCCGCGGGCGGCGGGACGGGTGTCAAGGAGGGGGCCTCAACGGCGGGCGGCGCTCCGGGGCCCGGCGGGGGCGCGGGCGCGGGCGGGCGCGGCAAACCATACACGCGGCGGCCCAAGCCCCCATACTCGTACATTGCGCTCATCGCCATGGCCATCCGAGACTCGGCGGGCGGGCGTCTGACTCTGGCCGAGATCAACGAGTACCTCATGGGCAAGTTCCCCTTCTTCCGCGGCAGCTACACGGGCTGGCGCAACTCGGTGCGCCACAACCTCTCGCTCAACGACTGTTTCGTCAAGGTGCTGCGCGACCCCTCGCGGCCCTGGGGCAAGGACAACTACTGGATGCTGAACCCCAACAGCGAGTACACCTTCGCCGACGGGGTCTTCCGCCGCCGCCGCAAGCGCCTGGGCCACCGCGCGCCCGCCCCGGCGCCAGACGAGGACGCGGTTCGCCCGCCCGCGCCGCCTGCCCCAGCCTCGCCCCGCGCGCCCCTGCCGGCCCGCGCCGATCAGGGTGTCAGCCCCGCGCGTAAATTTTCCAGCCCCTTCGCCATCGACAGCATCCTCAGCACTCCCTTCCGCAGCCGCCGCGACGCGCCAGCTGGCGCCCAAGCGTTGCCCTTGGAGTTTTGGGGGGCCAGTTGCGTGCCCCCCGTCCCCGCGGCTGCCGCGCCCTGCCCTGCGCCACCCGCGCTCTTCCCCGGCGCGGGCGCGGCCCTGCTGCCGCTCTACGCATACGGGCCCCGGGAGCCCGCAGTCTGCCCCGCGCCCAGCGCCGAGCCGCCGCCGGCACAGCCGCTCCTGCTCGCCTCCTTCGCCGCCGCCGCCAAGCCTTTCGGTAGCCCGCAGCTGTACTGCCCCCTGCGGCTATCCGCGGCCCTGCAGGCGGCCCCGGCCCGCGGCCCCCGCGCGCACCCGCCACGGCCGGGGGAGACCCTCCTGGCTTGA